The following proteins are co-located in the Candidatus Bathyarchaeota archaeon genome:
- a CDS encoding zinc ribbon domain-containing protein, which produces MGNVEFEKIKRPENIKLPYILDFYPLEDEKNTRISQFFKNLKEGRLTTTKCKECGELLWPPRVVCSGCLSDELEWVDLGVEGELYAFTEMRAGAPLGFVQDVPFCIGMVKIGGLLISARIDNAKYEDLKISEKVQLKIVELEDERVFYRFQRIS; this is translated from the coding sequence ATGGGAAACGTAGAGTTTGAGAAGATAAAAAGACCAGAGAACATAAAACTTCCGTACATTCTGGATTTCTATCCGCTGGAAGACGAGAAAAACACAAGAATCAGTCAGTTTTTCAAGAATCTCAAAGAAGGCCGTTTAACAACAACGAAATGCAAAGAATGCGGCGAACTTTTGTGGCCTCCCAGAGTTGTCTGTTCAGGTTGTCTGTCGGACGAGCTGGAGTGGGTAGACTTGGGTGTTGAGGGCGAGCTTTACGCTTTTACAGAGATGAGGGCGGGGGCTCCCTTAGGCTTCGTTCAGGATGTGCCGTTCTGCATTGGCATGGTTAAGATAGGTGGTTTACTGATATCGGCACGAATTGACAATGCGAAATATGAGGATTTGAAGATCAGCGAAAAGGTTCAACTGAAGATTGTGGAACTTGAGGACGAAAGAGTCTTCTATCGGTTTCAGAGAATTAGCTAA